In the Pristiophorus japonicus isolate sPriJap1 chromosome 5, sPriJap1.hap1, whole genome shotgun sequence genome, one interval contains:
- the hoxa1a gene encoding homeobox protein Hox-A1a, with protein sequence MDNARMNSFLDYPIINGETGTCSSRSYHADQGITTYQSCAVSNNNCNADDRYIVSRSIQIGGPPPHHHHHQTSYTHHSNLGISYSAHPNCGTGYPAQSFNTGYSHHYSLNQETDGNGSYPQCAPAVYPGNIASAISPHHHGYGGMVGPGQYSHHPYGQEQQSLALAAGCHPLSPAHGSHQEACCSPSAETPPPAQTFDWMKVKRNPPKTGKAGEYGFAGQPNTVRTNFTTKQLTELEKEFHFNKYLTRARRVEIAAALQLNETQVKIWFQNRRMKQKKREKEGLTSASPATPGSEANTEDTSDKSSSTSSTPSPSSSTSETINTSG encoded by the exons ATGGACAATGCAAGGATGAACTCCTTCCTAGACTATCCCATCATTAACGGAGAAACTGGGACCTGCTCTTCCAGAAGTTACCATGCTGATCAAGGAATTACAACTTATCAGTCTTGTGCTGTTAGTAATAATAACTGCAACGCTGATGACCGCTATATCGTGAGCAGAAGTATCCAAATAGgtggtcctcctcctcatcatcatcatcaccagacTAGCTACACACATCACAGCAACCTGGGCATCTCCTACAGTGCCCACCCCAACTGTGGGACAGGATACCCAGCACAGAGCTTTAACACAGGCTACAGTCATCACTACTCATTGAATCAAGAGACGGATGGCAACGGAAGCTATCCTCAGTGTGCTCCTGCTGTCTACCCAGGAAACATTGCCTCAGCTATTAGCCCTCATCACCATGGCTATGGTGGGATGGTGGGGCCAGGCCAATATTCCCATCACCCTTACGGGCAAGAGCAGCAGAGTTTAGCACTCGCTGCAGGCTGTCACCCTCTGTCACCCGCCCATGGCAGTCACCAGGAAGCCTGCTGCTCCCCATCAGCTGAGACCCCTCCCCCAGCACAGACCTTTGACTGGATGAAAGTGAAGAGGAATCCGCCAAAAACAG GAAAGGCTGGGGAATATGGTTTTGCCGGTCAGCCCAATACGGTGAGAACAAATTTCACCACCAAGCAACTAACGGAGCTGGAGAAGGAGTTCCACTTCAACAAGTACTTGACCCGGGCCAGGCGGGTGGAAATTGCTGCTGCCCTCCAGCTCAACGAAACCCAGGTAAAAATTTGGTTCCAGAATCGGCGGATGAAGCAGAAAAAACGGGAAAAGGAGGGTCTTACCTCAGCTTCTCCGGCCACACCTGGGAGTGAAGCAAACACAGAAGACACCTCAGACAAGTCTAGCTCTACCTCATCGACTCCCTCCCCATCATCATCTACCTCAGAAACCATTAATACTTCAGGCTGA
- the hoxa2b gene encoding homeobox protein Hox-A2b gives MNYEFEREIGFINSQPSLAECLTSFPPVGDTFQSSSIKNSTLSHSTVIPPPFEQTIPSLNPSSHPRQSRPKQSPNGTSPLPAATLPPEYPWMKEKKNSKKNHLPASSGPAASCLSQKEPHEIPDNTGGGSRRLRTAYTNTQLLELEKEFHFNKYLCRPRRVEIAALLDLTERQVKVWFQNRRMKHKRQTQCKENQNGDGKFKSLEDSGQTEDDEEKSLFEQSINNVAGALLDREGYTFQTNALTQQQAQNLHNGEAQSFPVSPLPSNEKNLKHFHQQSPTVQNCLSTMAQNCAAGLNNDSPEALDVPSLQDFSVFSTESCLQLSDGVSPSLPGSLDSPVDLSADSFDFFTDTLTTIDLQHLNY, from the exons ATGAATTACGAATTTGAACGAGAAATTGGTTTTATCAATAGTCAGCCGTCGCTTGCTGAGTGCCTGACATCTTTTCCCCCTGTCGGTGATACATTTCAAAGTTCATCAATCAAGAACTCGACGCTTTCACACTCGACAGTGATTCCTCCTCCTTTTGAGCAAACCATCCCCAGCCTGAATCCCAGCAGTCACCCTCGCCAAAGTCGGCCAAAACAGAGCCCAAATGGCACAAGCCCTTTACCAGCCGCGACTCTACCTCCGGAATACCCCTGGATGAAAGAGAAAAAAAACTCCAAGAAGAATCACCTGCCTGCTTCTTCTGGACCCGCAGCATCCTGTCTTTCACAGAAAG AACCTCATGAAATTCCGGATAATACAGGCGGGGGCTCGCGGAGGTTAAGGACAGCTTATACAAACACACAGCTTTTGGAGCTGGAAAAAGAATTTCACTTCAACAAGTATCTGTGTCGACCCAGACGGGTGGAGATTGCAGCTTTGCTTGATTTGACTGAAAGACAAGTGAAAGTGTGGTTTCAAAACAGACGTATGAAGCATAAAAGACAGACCCAGTGCAAAGAAAACCAAAACGGAGATGGCAAATTTAAGAGTTTGGAGGACAGTGGGCAGACTGAAGATGACGAAGAGAAGTCACTCTTTGAGCAAAGCATCAACAATGTTGCAGGCGCTCTCTTGGACAGGGAAGGCTATACTTTTCAAACCAATGCACTGACTCAACAGCAGGCCCAGAATTTACACAATGGAGAAGCCCAAAGTTTCCCAGTTTCGCCTTTACCCAGCAATGAGAAAAATCTAAAACATTTTCATCAGCAGTCACCCACTGTTCAAAACTGCCTGTCAACAATGGCCCAGAACTGTGCAGCTGGCTTGAACAATGACAGTCCAGAGGCCCTTGATGTCCCTTCTTTACAGGATTTTAGCGTGTTTTCCACAGAATCCTGCTTACAGCTTTCAGATGGAGTATCGCCCAGTTTACCAGGGTCCCTCGACAGCCCTGTGGATCTTTCTGCTGACAGTTTTGACTTTTTTACGGATACTCTAACCACAATCGATTTGCAGCATTTGAACTACTAA